The DNA window CCGAGAAACAAAATACGATCGTGATCACTTCATTATGGCCAAGCATACTTCCTAGTGCCGCGTTATTTGCTGTCTCAGTTTGATGATAGATAAGTTTGTTAAGGTAGCTAAGGACATCCATTCCCAAAACAATTGCTAGGTAACCACCGATAATCCAACCAACCCTTATTCCCGCCGGCTGTCCTAATTGGTTATAAGCTTCATATGTCAGGTGTGCCCACCAAATAATCGCTAGCATTAAACAGATGAATAAGGCCATGAAACCATCCACGATAAGCTGGTTGGTCTTTGAATAACGTAGAGCGAAATTAACTGCAAACGGGGGAATCTCAATTGCAATTAGCATCAGTGCAATTAACAACACCCTCGATAGCCACTGTTTAATTACTTTTATCATTATTTTTTTCTTCCTTTGCTCGTTCCTCACGCATTCGTTGGATACTCCACCGGGTAGAAATTTTTGTCACGATGATGTTTGCAACCACAAAACCAATTACCCAAAGAAGGTACATCACCCACCCAGAGATATAGTGTTCGGCAGTTAGCCATACGAGGATTGCAAAGATGATAAATGGCGGAATAACCACCTTAAGAATAAATTCTGCTTTCACAAAGAAAACCTCCATTATTATTTGTTCAACAGTTTACTAAATTGGTACGTTAAGCGCAAGGTTACTGAAAAAGATAGAAAGGCTGAGAAAAGTTTTCGCTTTCCTCAGCCTCCCCATTGTTAATTTGTATTTAAGTAAATCTAGTTATTCTTTGATACAGCAACTACTTCGTCATAAGTAGGAATTGATGGTAATGCACCAAGCTTTTGAACAGCTAATGAACTTGCACGTTGAGCGTAGACAATTGCCTTTTCAATGTTACTCATATCAGGCTTTAATTGGGATGAAAGCGCACCGATGAAGGTATCACCAGCGGCAGTGGTATCAACAGCATTAACCTTAAAAGCAGGAATAAAGTTGTAGCCATCTTGAGTACAGTAGAAGGCACCCTTTGCACCAACAGTAATAATTAAGTTTCGGACACCCATTTGAGCAAACTTTGCAGCTGACATAAGCATTGAAGTTTCGTCTGTAACAATAATTCCTGTTAAAGCAGCACTCTCTGTTTCATTTGGAATGATTAAGTCTGTTAACTTCAATAAATCAGGGTTAATTTCATGAGCAGGAGCAGGATTTAAGATTGTCTTTACACCATTTTCCTTTGCAATTTGGAATGCCCGTAGAGTAGCTTCTTGTGGAGTTTCAAATTGAGCAATCACGAAATCAGCAGCGGCAATTTGATCACGAGCATCTTCTACTTCTTTCACGCTTAATTGTTGGTTAGCTCCTCCGTACACTAAGATACTGTTTTGACCACTTTCATCAAGCAAGATGGCTGCAGATCCAGTACCTGCTTGATCGTCAACGTGGATCCCTGTTGTGTCGACGTTGTTGTTCTTGAGGTCATTGATCATCATCTTACCACCAGCGTCATCACCAACTTGACCAACAAAAGCTGTTTCAGTGCCTGAACGAGCAGCAGCAACGGCTTGGTTTGCTCCCTTTCCCCCAGCAGCATTAGTCTTGCTTAAAGCGGCAATTGTTTCCCCAGGTAATGGCATCCGCTTAACTTTCATTGTTGTATCAACATTTAAACTGCCTACAATTGTTACATGATTTGTCATTTGTTTATTTCCTCCTTAAACAATTGGCATCTAATTGATAATATCATCATACCATATTATTTTGGACGATAGGAACTTGTACTATCTCGTTTAATTAATTTTACTGGAAAGTTTTGCACACGGGCCTCCGCACTATTATGACTAATCTGTTCAATAAGCATTTTAGTAGCTCCAGCACCAAGATCAAAAATCGGCTGTTGTACCGTAGTTAATCGGGGATAAACATAATCATCCCAGTAGATGTTATCATAACCGATCACAGAAATATCTTCAGGAATTTTAACGTCTAATTCATGTAACCCCCGCAACAATCCAATTGCCATTTCATCATTTGCCGCAAAAACAGCAGAGGCGCCAGTTGCTAAAACATCTTTTGCCGCTTTATATCCACCATCCTTTGTCAAGGGTGCCTGAATAACATCGTGAATAGGATCTAAGCTCAGATTATTTTCGTTAATAATATTTTTGAACCCATTCATTCGGTGATTCAAGTTTTCAGTAGGATTGTCAGAGGTAAGAACAGCAATATGTTTGTGCCCAAGCTCAATAAGGTGTTTAGCTGCAATTTGACCACCAAGGTAATCATTCGTTTGAACTCGATCACCCTGTTGCGTATGATTCTGATCAAACAAAATATATGGAATCTCATTAAAGGATATAACCTCTTTAATTGTCTCGGTAGTCATCGTTGCACTAGCAATCACCAATCCACTAATAGAACGTTCGATCATCTGGGAAAGATAATACTTTTCCAGCTTTGGGTCACGGTTGGCACTAAAGACGAGCGGAATAAATTCTGCTTCACGAGCAACACTCTGTACTCCTTCAACAAAAGTCCCAAAAAATGGGTTAGCAATATTGGGAACTAGTATCCCAATTGTCTTGGCACTCTTTAAGATTAAATTTCGGGCATTGAAGTCAGGAACGTACTTATATTTGTCCCGTAATGCTAAAACTCGTTCCTGGGTTGCTTTACTGAACCGATCACCCTTATTATTCAAAATTTGCGAAACAGTGGTTACAGAAACGCCTGCTTCTTTCGCTAAATCACGAATTGTTATTTTCTTTTTCATGGCTGTTCAACCTCTTTAGTAAACAGTTTTATCTAGTTAATAATATTTAATTAATTTAAACTATCTCAACGCATATTGCAATCACATTTCATTAAAAATATCATTAAAAATCTGTTTCCCGGTTGCCATTTGAGTCCCACGAACGCGGAGATAATCAATCTTAGCTCGCAAAATATCATATTCCCATAATGAAGATAGGTCACGATCATTATAGTAATGAATTGTTACTTTAATGGGCGTGAGATCAGTAATTATTCCTGTAAAATCATCACTCCCCTTATACTTTTCAGTGCCAATCACAACTGGAAGGCGGTTTTCATAAGAATCATTGAGGAGGTTTGATAATAGGTTTCCCTGGGTAATTTCTGGATGGTTATCAATAAACTTTTGCACTTGCCAAATATCAAAATAGTTGTGGTCATGGGCAACTTTAGTCTTTTCAGAAACCGTCATTAAGTAATCACTGTGACGTTCCGTATAAAGAATGCTCTTAATCCGAATAGCAATTAGTCCGTTGATTTTGCCGTCCCAGTCAATACTGATCATTAAGCAAAATACCGGATCAAGAGCAACCACAAATCCGACATTAAAATAATCATCATTTGGCAAGTTATGAACCTCAATCAACGTTCCCTGTTGCTTAGCCATTGTTAATTGAATGCGATTCTCACGTTCACTTTCTTTTCTCATCTTTACCTCCTTACTATTAATTTTTCACATGATTAGATTTTTAAAATTTAATCACATCTCTATTCTTATTATAATCGCTAACAATGTAGATGTGATAACTTTTACCACGATAAGTTAAATCTAGGAACCACCAAATATTGTAAAATTAGGTGTGTCATTCCACAATATTTTGTAGTAAGATATTTTTTGTGACAAAAAAGTAAAGAGGGGCCATTATGGTGATTATTACAGCAGGGATGATTGGTGTCGGTAAAACAACTTTAACTGGGAAGATTGCCGAACACTTACATACAAAAGCATTTTTTGAACCAGTCGGAGAAAATCCAGTTTTACCACTGTATTATAAAAATCCAAAACAGTACGGCTTTTTACTCCAAATTTATTTTTTAAACAAGCGTTTCTCAATGATTAAACAAGCACTTACTGATGATAACAATGTGCTTGACCGTTCTATTTACGAAGATGCCTTGTTTACGCGAGAAAATAACGCCGAGGGAAACATCACTGATACTGAATTAGAAGTATACTTAAAGCTTCTTGACAACATGATGAGTGACCTCCAACAGTTACCTAAGCGCGCACCAGATTTAATGGTTTATTCTGAAACTGATTTTGAAACCATCTTATACCGAATTAAAAAGCGCGGACGGGATTACGAGCAAATTGATACTAATCCAGAGTTAAAGGATTACTATTACAAGATGTGGAGTGCCTACAAGCAATGGTACAAGGATTACGATGCTAGTCCAAAAATGAAAATTGATTTAGAGCGTTATGACCTTGAAGATCCTAAGAATGTTGATGCAGTCTTAGCAATGATTGATGAGCGCTTGAAGTCATTAAGATAAATAATGGATAAAAAGAAGTTGGATTTTCTAACTTCTTTTTATTTTTTAAAACGTTTTTCCTTACGTCAATTATTTCTAACAACACTTGCTATTTTTTTGCTAGGGACAATTGTGGATGCCATCGCCCCTAATTTCACCATCTTACTTTTAGGGCGATTAATCCAAGCAATCGCTGTCGGAATCATCATGCCACTGTTTCAAAATCTAATGGTTCTCTTATTTCCACCCAACAAGCGTAGTTTTGCAATGGGAATGTCGTCTGTTGTTATTATTCTTGATCTAGCAATTGGTCCTACTTTATCTGGTTGGATTGTTGAGCACTACAATTGGCGAATGCTTTTTCAATTCCTAATCCCGCTTACTATCATTATTCTAATATTCTCAATAATTTACACGAAGAATGTTACTGAACAATCTGCTGTAGATTTAGATTGGTGGTCAGTTGGAGAATCTAGTATTGGACTAGGACTATTACTATATGGATTTTCACGAATTGGAACGGTAGCAAATATTGACTTAATTTCAGCTATTGGTTTATTAGTTGGAATTATATTTCTTATTATTTTCGTCAAACGCCAGCTCAGATTAAAAAGTCCCCTTCTTGAAATGCGGGTATTCAAATCTCCTTCATTTACTAAAACTACAATACTTTCTGCGATTACAAGTATTGTAATGCTGGGTGCAGAATTAATCATTCCCCCTTACATCCAAAATGTTCGTGGAGAGTCCGCACTAATATCAGGACTTTTACTATTACCCGGAGCATTAATAATGATAATTGTTTCACCAATTTCTGGAACCCTTTATGACCCTTATGGAATTAGGAAATTATCAATAACCGGATTCACAATCTTAACATTAGCCTCAATTCCAATGATCTGGTTTGACCAATCAACTTCATTATGGTGGATCACTTTTCTTTATACAGTTAGAATGATCGGAATTGGTCTTGTAATAATGCAGTTAAATACAGCTGGTGTCAACGCTCTCCCTGAACGTTATACCTTGCACGGTAATACAGTAGCAGCAACAATTCGCCAAATTGTTAGTTCACTGGGAACATCTCTTTTAGTAACTATTGCTGCTCTTTTTTCAACTACTGCACAAAATAAGGAAATTAGTAAAATCTCAGCATTACAAATTGGCTATAGCTGGTCTTTTATCACTATTGCCGTGGTATCATTTATTTGTCTATTGGCAACATTTACTCTTAAAAATAAAACATCTGCAGAAATAAAATAAGGAGATAGCAATGAACAATCAAATTCATCTAAGCGCCTTAATTAAACAACTTAATACATCCATAGAAAAACAACTTGATAAGCAACTAGAAAGCCACAAAACAGGATTTACTAGTGCTCAAGTGCAAGTAATTGCTTATCTTTTCGAACATCAAGATAAGGTCATCTATCAAAAAGATCTTGAACACGTAATGAATCTTAGTCGACCAACAATTAATGGGATTGTTAAGCGCCTAATAGCTAAGGGAGCGGTAAAGCTGATCCCTAATCCGAATGATCGCCGGTCCAAACAATTGATTTTAAGCGATACTACTAAAGAAGAAGCACAAAAGCATCAAAAAGAATTTGAAAATGATATTAGAACAATAGAAAAAAACTTACCGCTGGTTTATCAACCAACGAGGTTAAAAAATTCAAACATTATTTAAACCATTGCTTAAATAACATTAAATAGTTAGCCCATTTTTAAAGCATGCTTGTCGAATCACACCGCTATTCACAATCATGCTCTTTCCTTTTCTTCAATAAACGACGAAACATTTCAATCATTCCTGCCGTCCCTACCCCACCAAGCAAAGGAACATATTGAGGGATATTAACATCGTTCTTTCTCGCTTGAACGGGATGTTTGGCAACAATTGGCATCGCCTCACTCTCCTCTTTCCTGTCAGTCATTGGAATAGGATTAGCCCGTTCATTGCTGGTGTTAACTTGATCATCATATTTAGTAAGTTGGTAAGTATCAATCAGCTGGTTTAGCTTCCGATCATACTCAGGATCTGTTGCATATCGTCCGTGAAGTGCCCGTGTAGCTTCACGATAATTTTTGGTATTTTGACGGTGAACTCCTTGATAAAGTGGGTCTTCTAATGTTTGCGCATAATCCCTTAACGCTTCGTATTCACTTGCATACTGTCGAAAATTACTAATAACCTGAAACTTATGGCCCTGCTTATCATATTCAGTCGTGGGTTGAGCAACTGTTTGCCGGGCAAAATACCCCTTAACCCCAAAAAGATTATTATTAGGCGCCTTGCCCAACGTACTGCATCCCCAGTCGCTCTCTAAGGCCGCTTGCGCAATAATGATTGAGGGATACAAATCATATTCCCGACCAATTTGTTGAGCAGCTGGAGCTATTCGATTAATAAACTTTGCTTGAACCGCAGATGGTTGTTGAGGTTGATAAACCTGCTCATCTTCTTTATCTTCTTGCAACTGTCTTTGTTCAGCAGAATTTTCAGTTGAAGATTGAATTGTTTCATGTTCAGGCTCTTCCTCGGCACCTGTCAAAGCATTATTTTCCTTCGCTTGAGCAGCATTTTCATATTCTGTTAAATAAGCATCAATATATTCTTCATCATGATTAACTAAGGCGTCTTCATCAATTGGCTTTGCACGCTTCACGTCTTCATTTGCATCAAATTGTGCTTGTTGGATAGCGTCCGCTTTAATCGGTTGCCCGCTAAGGCTTGTTAAAACAATTAATGCACTAGTAATAACACGGCGGTTTAACACAATAAAACACTCCTTCATAATGTCCTATAGTATATATACGCGAAAATTATGAATTTGCATTTTTAAAACTAAAAAAGACTAGAAGAAAATTCCCCTAGTCTTGATGCTTTACATTTCAGGATATGTCGTTTCCTTGATATCCAATTTTTGATTCTTTAAGTTTGTCTTAACAACGGTAACGTCACATGGTGCTTCACGAATAGTATAAGCAGCAGTTGAACCGACAAGTAGCCGTCCGACAACATTTAATCCGGTTGCGCCAATAATGATTAAATCAATATCATTTTCTTTAGGATAACGTTCCGCAAGTTCAACCTTAGCGTTACCAACCTTTACATCAGTTTTAACATCTTTTATTCCAGCAGCTTCTGCTTTTTTCTTGTAGTCAGCTAACTTCTTTTGCATCGTTTCGATTGCTGAATCATAAATACTATGACTAACAAAGCCGTACCCACCAGGACCAGTACTTGGATAACGTTCACCATTGATAATACTTAGTAACTACAACTTGGCATCATTGGTCTTAGCAGTGTCAACCGCTTTTTCAAAAGCCATATCAGCTTGCTTGGAACCATCGACACCAACAAGAATATTTTGATAACTCATTCTTGACACCTCCATCTTCTGCCTTTATTTTAGCACAAAATTAATCAGTAACGAGATTATTAATTGCTTCCATGTAAATTGCCATCGATGTAATTAAATCATTCACAGGTTGATATTCATTAGCCTGATGCATTGTATTTGGCGTATGTGGCATTAAAGCACCAAATGCAACGCCCCGCTTCATCAAACGACCATAAGTTCCTCCACCAACAACTTCTGGTTTTGCGTCTGTATCTCCAGTTTGATCAATATAAGCTTGCATTAATGTCTTAACAATTGGATCATCTGGATCAACATAATGTGGAGCTTGAGATGGGCCTTGCGTAACTTTAATTTGTAATTTATCGGCAATCGCCTTTACAGTATCCTCTAACTTATCTGGTGTCATGCCTTTAGGGAAGCGGAAGTTCATATCAATGTGACCACCCTTGTCCGCATTGAAGTTTAAGATTCCGGCATTCATAGTTAATTCACCCATTACTGGATCAGTGTAAGCACCATTAAAACCATCCATTCGCGTATCTAAATGAAGATAGTCAGCTAAGAATTCAATGAAACTCTTTGCGCCCCCACCAAAGTCATATCGATTTAAGAACTTTGCCAGGTATGTTGCTGCATTGATTCCCTTTTCTGGTTCCATTCCATGGGTAGCTTTTCCGATGACAGTAATCTTAAGACCTTTATCTGTTGATTCAATATTACCTTCAACCGGATTTTCTTCAATAAAGTGACCAAAATCATTCGTAACTTCTTGAGGATTATCTGTCCGAATAAGGGCAACTGCTTCCCGCGGTACCATGTTGAAACGCAAACCAGATTCAAAACTAACTAGTTGTGTTGAGGCATCCCAATTGCCAGCAGGGACATCAAGTAAGAGTGATACTTGACCCTTTTCACCATTAATTACTGGAAATTCCGCATCTGGTGAAAAACCAAGTGTGGGGGCTGGTTCGACTTCAAAGTAACGGTGCATTCCAGTCCAGTTACTTTCTTCATCAGTTCCAACGATAAAACGAACTTTCTTGTTAAACTTTACGCCTTGATCTTTCAAATACTTCAAGGCATAGTAAGCAGCCATTCCAGGTCCCTTATCATCAGAAGCACCACGACCATATAAGTTGCCATCCTTGATAACTGGGTCAAATGGATCCGTATCCCAACCCTTACCAGCAGGCATTACATCAAGATGGGCTAAAATGGCAAGTGTCTCATCACCTTCACCCCATTCAGCATATCCAACAAGGTTATCGATGTTC is part of the Limosilactobacillus reuteri genome and encodes:
- a CDS encoding type II CAAX endopeptidase family protein, with the protein product MIKVIKQWLSRVLLIALMLIAIEIPPFAVNFALRYSKTNQLIVDGFMALFICLMLAIIWWAHLTYEAYNQLGQPAGIRVGWIIGGYLAIVLGMDVLSYLNKLIYHQTETANNAALGSMLGHNEVITIVFCFSAVVLSPIAEEFIFRGTLTNMFFKRGNIWPKVILSGVIFSTGHMSTNPISFLMYAYMGMVLAYVYLRTDDIRNSIAIHMINNAIAMYVLLVQVI
- the rbsK gene encoding ribokinase, yielding MTNHVTIVGSLNVDTTMKVKRMPLPGETIAALSKTNAAGGKGANQAVAAARSGTETAFVGQVGDDAGGKMMINDLKNNNVDTTGIHVDDQAGTGSAAILLDESGQNSILVYGGANQQLSVKEVEDARDQIAAADFVIAQFETPQEATLRAFQIAKENGVKTILNPAPAHEINPDLLKLTDLIIPNETESAALTGIIVTDETSMLMSAAKFAQMGVRNLIITVGAKGAFYCTQDGYNFIPAFKVNAVDTTAAGDTFIGALSSQLKPDMSNIEKAIVYAQRASSLAVQKLGALPSIPTYDEVVAVSKNN
- the rbsR gene encoding ribose utilization transcriptional repressor RbsR → MKKKITIRDLAKEAGVSVTTVSQILNNKGDRFSKATQERVLALRDKYKYVPDFNARNLILKSAKTIGILVPNIANPFFGTFVEGVQSVAREAEFIPLVFSANRDPKLEKYYLSQMIERSISGLVIASATMTTETIKEVISFNEIPYILFDQNHTQQGDRVQTNDYLGGQIAAKHLIELGHKHIAVLTSDNPTENLNHRMNGFKNIINENNLSLDPIHDVIQAPLTKDGGYKAAKDVLATGASAVFAANDEMAIGLLRGLHELDVKIPEDISVIGYDNIYWDDYVYPRLTTVQQPIFDLGAGATKMLIEQISHNSAEARVQNFPVKLIKRDSTSSYRPK
- a CDS encoding deoxynucleoside kinase — encoded protein: MVIITAGMIGVGKTTLTGKIAEHLHTKAFFEPVGENPVLPLYYKNPKQYGFLLQIYFLNKRFSMIKQALTDDNNVLDRSIYEDALFTRENNAEGNITDTELEVYLKLLDNMMSDLQQLPKRAPDLMVYSETDFETILYRIKKRGRDYEQIDTNPELKDYYYKMWSAYKQWYKDYDASPKMKIDLERYDLEDPKNVDAVLAMIDERLKSLR
- a CDS encoding DHA2 family efflux MFS transporter permease subunit; the encoded protein is MDKKKLDFLTSFYFLKRFSLRQLFLTTLAIFLLGTIVDAIAPNFTILLLGRLIQAIAVGIIMPLFQNLMVLLFPPNKRSFAMGMSSVVIILDLAIGPTLSGWIVEHYNWRMLFQFLIPLTIIILIFSIIYTKNVTEQSAVDLDWWSVGESSIGLGLLLYGFSRIGTVANIDLISAIGLLVGIIFLIIFVKRQLRLKSPLLEMRVFKSPSFTKTTILSAITSIVMLGAELIIPPYIQNVRGESALISGLLLLPGALIMIIVSPISGTLYDPYGIRKLSITGFTILTLASIPMIWFDQSTSLWWITFLYTVRMIGIGLVIMQLNTAGVNALPERYTLHGNTVAATIRQIVSSLGTSLLVTIAALFSTTAQNKEISKISALQIGYSWSFITIAVVSFICLLATFTLKNKTSAEIK
- a CDS encoding MarR family winged helix-turn-helix transcriptional regulator encodes the protein MNNQIHLSALIKQLNTSIEKQLDKQLESHKTGFTSAQVQVIAYLFEHQDKVIYQKDLEHVMNLSRPTINGIVKRLIAKGAVKLIPNPNDRRSKQLILSDTTKEEAQKHQKEFENDIRTIEKNLPLVYQPTRLKNSNII
- a CDS encoding glycoside hydrolase family 73 protein, giving the protein MKECFIVLNRRVITSALIVLTSLSGQPIKADAIQQAQFDANEDVKRAKPIDEDALVNHDEEYIDAYLTEYENAAQAKENNALTGAEEEPEHETIQSSTENSAEQRQLQEDKEDEQVYQPQQPSAVQAKFINRIAPAAQQIGREYDLYPSIIIAQAALESDWGCSTLGKAPNNNLFGVKGYFARQTVAQPTTEYDKQGHKFQVISNFRQYASEYEALRDYAQTLEDPLYQGVHRQNTKNYREATRALHGRYATDPEYDRKLNQLIDTYQLTKYDDQVNTSNERANPIPMTDRKEESEAMPIVAKHPVQARKNDVNIPQYVPLLGGVGTAGMIEMFRRLLKKRKEHDCE
- the pepV gene encoding dipeptidase PepV — protein: MTDWMKAAEAQKENYLNDLVALMKIPSVRDDSAATDEYPLGPRPAQALKAFLEMAEQDGFKVKNIDNLVGYAEWGEGDETLAILAHLDVMPAGKGWDTDPFDPVIKDGNLYGRGASDDKGPGMAAYYALKYLKDQGVKFNKKVRFIVGTDEESNWTGMHRYFEVEPAPTLGFSPDAEFPVINGEKGQVSLLLDVPAGNWDASTQLVSFESGLRFNMVPREAVALIRTDNPQEVTNDFGHFIEENPVEGNIESTDKGLKITVIGKATHGMEPEKGINAATYLAKFLNRYDFGGGAKSFIEFLADYLHLDTRMDGFNGAYTDPVMGELTMNAGILNFNADKGGHIDMNFRFPKGMTPDKLEDTVKAIADKLQIKVTQGPSQAPHYVDPDDPIVKTLMQAYIDQTGDTDAKPEVVGGGTYGRLMKRGVAFGALMPHTPNTMHQANEYQPVNDLITSMAIYMEAINNLVTD